In one Pseudomonas sp. Bout1 genomic region, the following are encoded:
- a CDS encoding DUF4398 domain-containing protein — protein MKMTTMSKRISRSAWAVIVAGVLAGCASAPPPAEKISLARDAVERAVSAQATQFAPLEMKTAQDKLARMEQAIGEKNYVQVSTLAEQIEADANVAEAKAQAVRKQQVLKQAQEGIQVLKQEMLNAPDATH, from the coding sequence ATGAAGATGACCACTATGAGCAAGCGCATCAGCCGCTCAGCCTGGGCCGTAATCGTTGCAGGAGTATTGGCGGGATGCGCCAGTGCACCACCGCCTGCCGAGAAAATCTCCTTGGCCCGCGACGCGGTCGAGCGTGCTGTGTCAGCGCAAGCGACGCAATTCGCGCCGCTTGAAATGAAGACCGCTCAGGACAAGTTGGCCCGCATGGAGCAGGCCATAGGGGAAAAGAATTACGTCCAGGTCAGCACGCTCGCCGAGCAGATCGAGGCCGACGCCAACGTGGCTGAAGCCAAGGCACAAGCCGTACGTAAGCAGCAGGTCTTGAAGCAGGCGCAGGAGGGCATCCAGGTCCTCAAGCAGGAAATGCTCAACGCCCCTGATGCCACCCACTGA
- a CDS encoding OmpA family protein produces the protein MRSTLFIPVVSVLSLALAGCATPPENPQLLQARSDFSSLQQKPASSTLAAVETRVASNALDRANQASIHSRTDPQVDQLAYLASQKIALAEQAIAGRQTDAKLDDIAVQRTQVQLDVRTAQLKALQAMNAKPSDRGQVITFGDVLFDTSRAELKPGSQRDLQGLADFLAQNPERKIRVEGFTDSTGGDAFNQSLSERRAQAVARGLEQLGVGIERITVVGYGKQFPVADNASAQSRQLNRRVEVIVSNDASAVNTRR, from the coding sequence ATGCGTTCTACTCTGTTTATTCCGGTAGTTTCAGTCTTGAGCCTGGCGCTGGCTGGTTGTGCAACCCCTCCGGAAAACCCGCAGTTGCTGCAAGCCCGTAGCGATTTTTCCAGCCTGCAGCAAAAGCCGGCATCCAGCACCTTGGCGGCCGTCGAAACGCGTGTTGCTTCTAATGCCCTTGATCGTGCAAACCAAGCCTCCATTCATAGCCGCACCGATCCGCAGGTTGACCAATTAGCGTACCTTGCATCGCAAAAGATCGCCCTCGCCGAGCAAGCCATTGCTGGCCGGCAAACCGACGCAAAGCTTGATGACATTGCGGTACAGCGCACCCAGGTGCAACTCGACGTGCGTACTGCGCAGCTTAAGGCGCTGCAGGCCATGAACGCTAAGCCATCAGATCGCGGTCAAGTCATCACCTTCGGCGACGTGCTATTTGACACCTCCAGGGCAGAGTTGAAGCCTGGCAGCCAGCGTGACTTGCAGGGCCTGGCGGACTTCCTGGCGCAGAACCCGGAACGCAAGATTCGCGTCGAAGGTTTCACCGACAGCACAGGCGGTGACGCCTTCAACCAGAGCTTGTCTGAGCGTCGTGCCCAAGCAGTGGCGCGGGGTCTGGAGCAGTTGGGCGTGGGTATTGAGCGCATTACTGTAGTGGGTTATGGCAAGCAGTTTCCTGTGGCCGACAACGCCAGCGCGCAATCACGTCAATTGAACCGTCGGGTAGAAGTGATCGTCTCCAACGATGCTTCCGCTGTTAACACTCGTCGGTAA
- a CDS encoding EAL domain-containing response regulator gives MTTIPLRVMVLESCAIHRSCTANRLREAGNVEVVESAHGCQALDVLTHTGGVDIVLCDLQMEGMDVLAFLKQAAQRRLLHSLIIQGSHSPELLRSIRQLVSLLGLRLLGYISKPFSTHQLQGLMHMYHHSHALARDAQIIVPLANETDVRAALAAGQFHAYYQPKFNLKTFEICGVEVLARWQHPQQELLTPAVFMPTLERCELLDDLLLMQMQQALALQHQMRTTGVTLSLAFNLHASQLASSALSLQVKALLTHYQAPPSSVTFELTESGMLDVCANSLECLLRLRMMGCNLSIDDFGAGFSSLQRLCDLPFNEIKLDAQFAYAVTQDLRSRVVISTIQRLGTSLGMAVVIEGIETLEQCQLLQSLGCVIGQGYVFSRAMSESQLIRWLDETVSTDG, from the coding sequence ATGACCACTATCCCCTTACGCGTAATGGTTCTTGAATCCTGCGCGATACATCGTTCATGTACCGCCAATCGACTTAGGGAAGCTGGCAATGTTGAAGTGGTGGAGTCTGCTCACGGATGCCAGGCGTTAGACGTTCTGACACATACTGGCGGGGTGGACATAGTGCTGTGTGACCTGCAGATGGAAGGCATGGACGTGCTGGCGTTTCTGAAGCAAGCAGCCCAGAGACGTTTGCTTCACTCCCTTATCATCCAAGGCTCACATTCTCCGGAACTGCTTCGGTCGATTCGCCAACTTGTGTCGCTTCTAGGTCTGAGACTGCTGGGGTATATCTCCAAGCCTTTTTCGACGCATCAACTGCAAGGTTTGATGCACATGTATCACCATTCTCATGCTCTCGCTCGCGACGCGCAGATAATTGTGCCACTGGCCAACGAAACGGATGTACGTGCAGCGCTGGCGGCCGGGCAGTTTCACGCGTACTACCAACCTAAATTCAACCTCAAGACGTTCGAAATCTGTGGTGTCGAAGTCTTGGCGCGCTGGCAGCATCCCCAACAAGAACTGCTTACGCCTGCGGTCTTTATGCCGACTCTGGAACGCTGTGAGCTGCTGGATGACCTGCTGCTGATGCAGATGCAACAAGCGCTGGCGTTGCAGCACCAGATGAGAACAACCGGCGTAACACTCAGCCTGGCTTTCAACCTGCACGCATCACAACTTGCCAGCAGCGCCTTAAGCCTGCAGGTCAAGGCACTCCTGACTCACTACCAGGCACCCCCATCCAGCGTGACGTTCGAACTGACTGAGAGTGGCATGCTCGACGTTTGCGCCAATAGCCTGGAATGTCTTCTGCGCTTGAGAATGATGGGCTGCAACCTCTCGATAGACGACTTCGGCGCTGGATTTTCGTCGCTTCAGCGCCTGTGTGATTTGCCATTCAACGAGATCAAGCTGGATGCCCAATTTGCATACGCAGTAACACAGGATTTGCGCTCGCGTGTAGTCATCAGCACCATTCAGAGGCTGGGCACAAGCTTGGGGATGGCGGTAGTGATTGAAGGCATTGAAACCCTGGAGCAGTGTCAATTATTACAAAGCTTGGGATGCGTTATCGGGCAGGGCTATGTGTTTTCCCGCGCGATGAGCGAGAGCCAGCTAATCAGATGGTTGGATGAGACGGTGTCGACTGACGGGTAA
- a CDS encoding LysE family translocator, giving the protein MEASTLFLYVIAVSVVMMTPGPSMLLALSNGASNGMRVAAFGIAGAALSDLLLIGAVGCGLGALLQASEHLFSLVKWVGAVYLVYLAWVLWRAPTRMLSESHKPILATGKSAFLRALLVGLSNPKGLLFFAAFLPQFIEPTKPAATQYALLALISASVDCIMMLIYAFGGRLAMQRFSAGVMQWINRSCAGMLVILALGLSLYRRQPSG; this is encoded by the coding sequence ATGGAAGCATCCACGTTGTTTCTCTACGTCATCGCAGTGAGTGTGGTGATGATGACTCCGGGCCCCTCAATGCTATTGGCCCTCAGCAATGGCGCGTCCAATGGCATGCGGGTAGCGGCATTCGGTATCGCAGGCGCGGCGTTGTCGGATCTATTGCTGATCGGCGCGGTGGGATGCGGATTAGGGGCTTTACTACAGGCTTCAGAGCATCTGTTCAGCCTCGTGAAGTGGGTCGGTGCGGTATATCTGGTTTATCTTGCATGGGTACTTTGGCGCGCTCCGACCCGCATGCTTTCCGAATCTCACAAGCCGATCTTGGCAACGGGAAAGTCGGCGTTTCTACGAGCACTGCTAGTAGGCTTGTCCAACCCCAAGGGCCTACTTTTTTTCGCAGCGTTCCTGCCTCAGTTCATTGAGCCCACCAAGCCGGCTGCCACGCAATATGCGCTCTTGGCCCTCATTAGCGCTTCGGTTGACTGCATCATGATGCTCATCTACGCATTCGGAGGTCGACTTGCCATGCAGCGTTTTTCCGCAGGCGTCATGCAGTGGATCAATCGCAGCTGCGCCGGGATGCTGGTCATACTGGCGCTGGGGCTCAGTTTGTATCGGCGCCAACCGTCAGGCTGA
- a CDS encoding fimbrial protein, which produces MKTKLIAFALLAGSSFAGVVSAADGTVNFTGNIMGAACTVSPTSATQTVALGTVSSSSLPSVGSTAAPTKFDIVLDSCPAAATKATIKFDGPSDSKNSSLLALTTGAGVATGVGIGLYESDSSTQIPVGSVSASKNLSSTAATTFTYYAKYMATGTVVAGSANAVSNFTVNYN; this is translated from the coding sequence TTGAAAACTAAACTCATCGCTTTCGCCCTGCTGGCCGGTTCTTCGTTTGCAGGTGTTGTCAGTGCTGCTGATGGTACCGTGAACTTTACGGGTAACATCATGGGCGCGGCCTGTACTGTATCGCCAACCTCCGCCACTCAGACCGTGGCACTCGGCACTGTCAGTTCTTCTTCACTTCCGAGCGTAGGCAGCACTGCCGCGCCGACCAAGTTTGATATCGTCCTGGACAGCTGCCCAGCGGCTGCAACCAAGGCCACCATCAAGTTTGACGGTCCATCGGACAGCAAAAACAGCAGCCTGCTGGCACTCACCACTGGGGCAGGCGTGGCGACCGGTGTAGGTATCGGCCTGTATGAATCCGACTCTTCGACTCAAATCCCAGTGGGTTCGGTGTCGGCCAGCAAGAACCTGTCGAGTACTGCCGCGACCACCTTCACCTATTACGCCAAATACATGGCGACCGGTACGGTCGTTGCCGGTTCGGCAAACGCTGTTAGCAACTTCACCGTTAACTACAACTAA
- a CDS encoding molecular chaperone yields MQWLRSVCIASCLIGMTHTAWAGVVVGGTRVVYDGSKKEASISVSNPEKTTPYLIQSWLENSSDAGNLKAPFIATPPLFRLEAGQENILRIVRTGGSLPEDKESVFWMNIKSIPASEKTEVNTLQISVKTRIKLFYRPAGLQGNAAEAYKSLTFVRQGNQLRVNNPTPYHVSFYRVSVGASEIDNAGMVAPHSSLSWPIPTGATGSVSWQAINDYGGITSDSNAPL; encoded by the coding sequence ATGCAGTGGCTCAGGTCTGTCTGTATTGCCAGCTGTTTGATTGGCATGACCCATACCGCTTGGGCGGGCGTGGTCGTCGGGGGAACCCGAGTGGTCTATGACGGCTCGAAGAAAGAAGCCTCCATCTCGGTGAGTAATCCAGAAAAAACCACACCGTATCTGATTCAATCCTGGCTGGAAAACTCATCAGATGCGGGTAATCTAAAAGCGCCGTTTATCGCGACGCCTCCGCTATTTCGTTTGGAGGCGGGGCAAGAAAACATCCTGCGTATCGTCCGCACAGGCGGTAGTTTGCCAGAGGATAAAGAGTCAGTCTTCTGGATGAATATCAAGTCTATTCCGGCCTCGGAAAAAACAGAAGTTAACACTCTGCAAATTTCCGTGAAGACCCGCATCAAACTGTTTTATCGTCCCGCAGGCTTACAGGGCAACGCCGCTGAAGCCTATAAGTCGCTAACGTTTGTACGCCAGGGTAACCAACTGCGCGTCAACAACCCAACGCCTTACCATGTTTCTTTTTATCGAGTAAGTGTCGGTGCCAGCGAAATAGATAATGCCGGCATGGTTGCCCCGCACAGTTCATTGAGTTGGCCAATACCCACGGGTGCGACAGGGTCTGTCAGCTGGCAAGCCATTAACGATTACGGTGGAATTACTTCCGACAGTAACGCGCCACTCTGA
- a CDS encoding fimbria/pilus outer membrane usher protein, giving the protein MQSSSVIAQDYFNPQALEMGAPEQSAIDLEHFSGQGGQLPGLYRVDVYLNDSRIDSRDVNFVDIGKKLQPELTSSQLKALGVKLEAFPTLLQLPADKAISTLSDYIPDASSRFDFGQQRLYISIPQAALNSEARGYIDPALWDQGLPAALLNYTFSGANTERDGRAGSDDSYYLNLRSGLNLGEWRLRNYSTYNSSNGKNSWQTLDTYVQRDVQPLKGQMTLGDSSTPSDVFDSVQYRGAQLASDDNMFPDSLKGFAPVVRGIAKGNAQVTVRQNGYIIYQTYVPAGAFTITDLYPTSSSGDLDVTITEADGSIHRSMQPFSAVPVMLREGRLKYSVTAGQYRTLASESSTPSFVQGTLIYGLPRDSTIYGGVLASGKYSAGTLGVGHGFGDWGSLSMDVTQAQTELRDGSKHEGQSVRFLYAKDIEATGTTFTLAGYRYSTSGYYDFQEANEIDPGNFNDWRGIYTKRSKAQINVNQSLGDYGNFYLNGYQQDFWRQNGYERSLTAGYNLSHRGVTYGVSYTYSQAPADAGRYGNDQQVAFSVQMPLENLLPHSWASYNLNTSKNGSTTQNAGLSGTALADNNLSYNVQQGYANQGAGSNGSANANYKGTYGEASVGYNYDAQSQQLNYGLQGGIVAHPYGVTFSQQQGETMALVRAPGVAGAKVQNNTGVNTDWRGYAVVPFVSTYRANRVALDTETLPDDVDIETTTKTVIPTKGALVLADFQPRVGSRVLMTLKYQGKPVPFGASATLVENNAASPNTVVVGLDGEVYLSGVPESGSIDVKWGSDAGQQCKVNFTLPKKAEVDGAFTTIRTLAARCQ; this is encoded by the coding sequence GTGCAGTCGTCTTCCGTCATTGCCCAGGACTACTTCAACCCCCAGGCGTTGGAGATGGGCGCTCCCGAACAAAGTGCCATTGATCTTGAACACTTCTCCGGCCAAGGTGGGCAACTACCAGGTTTGTATCGGGTCGACGTTTATTTGAATGACAGTCGCATTGACAGTCGCGATGTAAACTTTGTTGATATCGGCAAGAAACTGCAGCCCGAATTGACGTCCAGTCAGCTGAAAGCGCTGGGGGTTAAGCTGGAAGCGTTTCCAACGTTGCTACAGTTACCGGCGGACAAGGCGATCAGCACCCTGTCTGACTACATTCCAGACGCCAGCAGCCGTTTCGACTTTGGTCAACAACGCTTATACATCAGCATTCCGCAAGCGGCGCTTAACAGTGAAGCACGCGGTTATATTGACCCCGCACTGTGGGACCAAGGTCTTCCGGCAGCGTTGCTGAATTACACCTTCAGCGGTGCCAACACCGAGCGCGACGGCCGTGCGGGTAGTGATGACAGCTATTACCTGAACCTGCGCAGCGGGTTGAACCTTGGTGAGTGGCGGTTGCGTAACTATTCAACCTACAACTCCAGCAACGGCAAAAACAGCTGGCAGACGCTCGACACCTACGTTCAGCGCGATGTTCAGCCGTTGAAAGGCCAAATGACCCTGGGTGACAGCTCTACCCCAAGCGACGTATTCGACAGCGTGCAGTACCGAGGGGCGCAGTTGGCCTCCGATGACAACATGTTCCCCGACAGCCTCAAAGGCTTTGCGCCGGTCGTGAGGGGTATCGCCAAAGGCAATGCCCAAGTCACCGTGCGGCAAAATGGCTACATCATTTACCAGACCTATGTCCCTGCCGGCGCATTCACGATTACTGACTTGTACCCGACCTCATCCAGCGGTGATTTGGACGTCACGATTACTGAAGCCGACGGCAGCATCCATCGCTCTATGCAGCCGTTTTCCGCAGTGCCTGTCATGTTGCGTGAAGGGCGCCTGAAATATTCGGTGACGGCAGGTCAGTACCGAACCCTGGCCAGTGAGAGCAGCACACCGAGTTTCGTTCAAGGCACGCTGATTTACGGCTTGCCTCGTGACTCTACGATTTATGGCGGTGTATTGGCGTCCGGCAAGTATTCCGCCGGGACCTTGGGCGTTGGCCATGGGTTTGGCGACTGGGGTTCGCTGTCCATGGATGTGACGCAAGCCCAGACCGAATTGCGCGATGGCTCCAAGCATGAAGGGCAGTCCGTGCGATTCCTTTATGCCAAAGACATCGAAGCCACGGGCACCACCTTTACGCTGGCGGGCTATCGTTATTCAACCAGTGGTTACTACGATTTCCAGGAAGCCAATGAGATCGATCCGGGTAACTTCAATGACTGGCGCGGCATCTATACCAAACGCAGCAAGGCCCAAATCAACGTTAACCAGTCACTGGGCGACTACGGCAACTTTTACCTCAATGGCTACCAGCAGGATTTCTGGCGCCAAAACGGGTACGAGCGCAGTTTGACCGCTGGCTATAACCTGAGCCATCGCGGTGTAACTTACGGCGTCAGCTACACCTACAGCCAGGCACCTGCGGATGCCGGCCGCTACGGCAACGACCAGCAAGTGGCGTTCAGCGTGCAAATGCCGTTGGAAAATCTACTGCCGCATAGCTGGGCCAGTTACAACCTCAACACCAGCAAGAACGGCAGTACCACCCAAAACGCTGGCCTGAGCGGCACCGCACTGGCGGATAACAACCTTAGCTACAACGTACAGCAGGGTTATGCCAACCAGGGTGCCGGTAGCAACGGCAGCGCTAACGCCAACTACAAAGGCACCTACGGCGAAGCCAGTGTCGGTTACAACTATGATGCCCAGTCACAACAACTCAACTATGGCTTGCAGGGCGGCATCGTAGCGCATCCCTATGGCGTTACGTTCTCCCAGCAGCAGGGTGAAACCATGGCCTTGGTGCGTGCACCAGGAGTGGCGGGCGCCAAGGTGCAAAACAACACCGGGGTAAATACCGATTGGCGTGGTTATGCCGTGGTGCCGTTTGTCAGTACCTATCGCGCCAACCGCGTAGCGCTGGACACCGAAACCCTGCCCGACGATGTCGATATAGAAACAACCACGAAGACCGTTATTCCCACCAAGGGAGCACTGGTGCTCGCTGATTTTCAGCCTCGGGTTGGTAGTCGGGTGTTGATGACCCTTAAGTATCAGGGCAAGCCTGTGCCGTTTGGCGCCAGCGCTACATTGGTCGAGAACAACGCGGCCTCGCCGAACACTGTCGTCGTCGGTCTTGACGGTGAGGTGTACCTGAGTGGCGTGCCGGAGTCGGGCTCAATAGATGTGAAATGGGGATCGGATGCGGGACAGCAATGCAAGGTGAACTTCACGTTGCCGAAAAAGGCTGAAGTTGACGGAGCTTTCACAACGATTCGTACATTGGCTGCACGTTGCCAATAA
- a CDS encoding fimbrial protein translates to MGHSVYWRLRWWSCFFGCTTAWVYRWENTTWPTLSSYGNGVYNTNIAGVGIRITNGNGKVTPYDQPAAANEYILIPDIKVELIKTKSGAVGAGTIPIGIESRASIASQFYTANVSLTGTNTIVPVACSVTNTSIPVPMGDIPRTSFTGVGSSSPEKSFSIPLNCDATTRVNVTLDGTRHSSGIAGLLALDPSASDTVASGVGLQLLFKSAPVSLGSPIAVGTVASDGAYSVPFTARYYQTGATVGGGKANSTATFTMTYQ, encoded by the coding sequence ATTGGCCACTCAGTCTACTGGCGCTTACGCTGGTGGAGCTGCTTTTTTGGCTGTACTACTGCGTGGGTCTACCGCTGGGAAAATACAACATGGCCAACGCTCAGTAGCTACGGTAATGGCGTTTACAACACTAACATTGCTGGTGTCGGCATTCGTATCACCAACGGCAATGGTAAGGTAACGCCTTATGATCAACCGGCAGCCGCCAATGAATATATACTTATACCTGATATAAAAGTCGAACTAATCAAGACAAAATCGGGTGCTGTGGGGGCCGGTACTATACCAATTGGTATCGAGTCCAGAGCCTCCATCGCCAGCCAGTTTTATACGGCAAACGTCTCACTGACCGGTACCAATACTATTGTTCCTGTTGCCTGTTCAGTGACTAACACATCGATTCCGGTACCGATGGGTGACATCCCGCGCACGTCTTTTACAGGTGTGGGTAGTTCGAGTCCTGAAAAGTCGTTTTCTATTCCGCTCAATTGTGATGCCACTACCCGTGTCAATGTGACGTTGGACGGCACGCGGCACAGTTCCGGCATAGCCGGGCTACTGGCGTTGGACCCATCGGCTAGCGACACCGTAGCCAGCGGTGTAGGTTTGCAATTGCTGTTCAAGAGCGCCCCAGTCTCGCTGGGCAGCCCGATTGCTGTGGGAACGGTGGCGAGTGACGGTGCGTACTCCGTTCCGTTCACTGCGCGCTATTACCAGACCGGTGCGACTGTAGGCGGTGGGAAGGCCAACAGTACCGCTACTTTTACCATGACCTACCAGTAA
- a CDS encoding antitoxin Xre/MbcA/ParS toxin-binding domain-containing protein: MSGSERWIVKCQDTEDGSGDVIVDLPPELLAKMGVGVGDDLTITVADGAIVLKPTHGTTSVQPVFAGVLLDEAYHAYRIRLEASLNIPSNASDQDIHDIIVAGFSASLIQSLCDVGTISPEERDRIIPLKMLKTKLVSNQLLTVDESDRLFRFAHITAMADVIFGDAEKAKQWLSKPKSRFSGKSPTAMLTTTHGTHRVEQMLIEVNEGMSFRSNRS, from the coding sequence ATGAGTGGGAGCGAGCGCTGGATAGTCAAATGCCAGGATACTGAGGATGGTAGCGGTGATGTCATCGTTGATTTACCCCCAGAACTGCTTGCCAAAATGGGAGTAGGTGTGGGGGACGATCTGACGATTACGGTAGCGGACGGCGCAATAGTGCTGAAGCCTACGCATGGAACAACATCAGTGCAGCCCGTGTTTGCTGGAGTCCTGCTTGATGAAGCTTATCATGCCTACCGCATCCGGCTGGAGGCGTCTCTTAATATCCCCTCAAACGCCTCTGACCAGGACATTCACGACATTATCGTAGCTGGCTTCTCGGCCAGCCTGATCCAGTCGCTTTGCGACGTTGGAACTATAAGTCCGGAAGAACGCGACAGAATTATTCCACTCAAAATGCTCAAAACAAAATTGGTCAGCAATCAGCTTTTAACGGTGGATGAGAGTGATCGCCTGTTCCGCTTTGCACATATTACCGCCATGGCCGATGTGATCTTCGGGGACGCAGAGAAGGCCAAACAATGGCTTTCCAAACCGAAATCCCGGTTTTCGGGTAAAAGTCCAACAGCGATGCTCACTACAACTCACGGCACACATCGGGTCGAACAAATGCTGATTGAGGTAAATGAGGGCATGTCATTTCGATCTAACCGCAGCTAA
- a CDS encoding copper-binding protein, whose product MKLTLIAVASTVVALSFSALAEDMPGMKMDGMESKQMTEETKQAPVANADGTIKAIDTVKHTVTISHGAVPAVRWPPMTMVFSVTQDKLTGLTAGDRVSFSFLIEGGRATIVSIQK is encoded by the coding sequence ATGAAACTGACCCTGATTGCAGTTGCCAGCACCGTAGTAGCGTTGTCTTTTTCTGCCCTGGCAGAGGACATGCCGGGTATGAAGATGGACGGTATGGAGAGCAAGCAGATGACTGAGGAAACAAAGCAGGCTCCAGTCGCGAATGCCGATGGAACGATCAAGGCTATCGATACTGTGAAGCATACGGTGACTATCTCTCACGGCGCTGTGCCTGCCGTGCGATGGCCGCCGATGACCATGGTCTTTTCCGTAACGCAAGATAAGTTGACAGGGCTGACGGCCGGAGACCGTGTATCTTTTTCCTTCCTGATAGAGGGTGGTAGAGCTACGATTGTGTCCATTCAAAAGTGA